In one Silene latifolia isolate original U9 population chromosome 10, ASM4854445v1, whole genome shotgun sequence genomic region, the following are encoded:
- the LOC141605145 gene encoding uncharacterized protein At5g64816 codes for MVEVFWSLLGAAIPAVVAGQAWRIKRRRDEEERIKSARGREKSSDDIFVCERVCTSKRMLKKVGSFSKDPIPDTCVTVCGVSQLDACSDACARTVCLNQHHVPNWNDVCLRRCQSECLKLSASRSS; via the coding sequence ATGGTGGAAGTATTTTGGTCTCTACTGGGGGCAGCTATCCCAGCGGTTGTGGCGGGCCAAGCTTGGAGGATCAAGAGAAGGCGGGATGAAGAGGAGAGAATAAAGAGTGCAAGGGGCCGGGAAAAGAGTTCAGATGACATATTTGTTTGTGAAAGAGTTTGCACCTCAAAGCGAATGTTGAAAAAGGTCGGTTCTTTCTCAAAAGATCCAATTCCTGACACCTGTGTCACTGTCTGTGGAGTGTCACAGCTTGATGCTTGCTCTGACGCCTGTGCGCGTACTGTCTGTCTTAACCAACATCATGTTCCGAACTGGAATGATGTTTGCCTTCGAAGATGTCAAAGCGAATGTCTTAAGCTTTCTGCGTCTCGTTCTTCCTAG